From the genome of Peptoniphilus sp. ING2-D1G:
CTTTTCCAGTTCAACTGCCTTTTTTTCATCTACATTTGCCTGAGCTTTTTCAATTAAGCTTAATACATCACCCATTCCCAAAATTCTACTGGCCATTCTATTGGGATAAAAAGTTTCAAGTTGATCGAGTTTTTCTCCCGTCGCTATGAATTTTATGGGAACATCCGTGACCGCTCTTATCGATAATGCAGCTCCACCTCTTGCATCTCCGTCTAACTTTGTAAGAATTACTCCGCTTAACTTGAGACTTTTATCGAAGGCTTCCGCCACATTTACCGCATCCTGTCCGGTCATAGCATCTAAAACTAAAAGTATTTCTGAGGGATTTGTGGCTTCTGTGATATTTTTCAGCTCACCCATGAGTTCTTCATCTATGTGAAGTCTTCCCGCAGTATCTATTATCACAACATCGTTGTTGTTCTTTTTAGCATGCTCAAGAGCCGCCTTTGATATATCCACAGGGCTTATTTTATTCCCCATGGAAAATACAGGTACATCCACTTGAGAACCTACAACTTGAAGTTGTTTTATGGCTGCGGGTCTATATACGTCGCAGGCAACAAGCAAGGGTCTTTTGCCTGACTTCTTCATAATGTTTGCAAGCTTTGCAGAGGTGGTTGTTTTACCTGCTCCTTGAAGCCCACTCATCAGTATAACTGTAGGTTTTTTTGAATAGTCTATTTTGGCTTCATCTTCACCCATCAGCTTTGTAAGCTCTTCATTTACTATTTTAATTACCTGTTGACCCGGAGTTAAGGACTCCAAGACCTTTGATCCTAAAGACCTCTCTTTTACAT
Proteins encoded in this window:
- the ffh gene encoding Signal recognition particle protein (Involved in targeting and insertion of nascent membrane proteins into the cytoplasmic membrane. Binds to the hydrophobic signal sequence of the ribosome-nascent chain (RNC) as it emerges from the ribosomes. The SRP-RNC complex is then targeted to the cytoplasmic membrane where it interacts with the SRP receptor FtsY. Interaction with FtsY leads to the transfer of the RNC complex to the Sec translocase for insertion into the membrane, the hydrolysis of GTP by both Ffh and FtsY, and the dissociation of the SRP-FtsY complex into the individual components; High confidence in function and specificity) gives rise to the protein MVFESLSDKLQETLSKLRVKGKLTEKDIDVAMREVRLALLEADVNFKVVKSFIKNVKERSLGSKVLESLTPGQQVIKIVNEELTKLMGEDEAKIDYSKKPTVILMSGLQGAGKTTTSAKLANIMKKSGKRPLLVACDVYRPAAIKQLQVVGSQVDVPVFSMGNKISPVDISKAALEHAKKNNNDVVIIDTAGRLHIDEELMGELKNITEATNPSEILLVLDAMTGQDAVNVAEAFDKSLKLSGVILTKLDGDARGGAALSIRAVTDVPIKFIATGEKLDQLETFYPNRMASRILGMGDVLSLIEKAQANVDEKKAVELEKKLRTQTFTFDDFLDQMEQMKNMGPLEDLLAMMPGMNNKALKNINIDQKEFTKVEAIIKSMTKQERIKPEIIDISRRKRIAEGSGTTPVEVNKLLKQFRDLRKMMKQFGKMGKNMKKGRFKMPFSFN